In one Anabrus simplex isolate iqAnaSimp1 chromosome 9, ASM4041472v1, whole genome shotgun sequence genomic region, the following are encoded:
- the LOC136881109 gene encoding calmodulin-lysine N-methyltransferase, with amino-acid sequence MSTIVNGSHQQLSKRNEVARRRWKILARALSKNIEADVNQVNDYDISVRRVTSFNLFNCQPTAPKISTEDPSVTWFEYSTTISQETYVLNIRHPMRNFTAVELMGFNNTGNICIWPSEEVLAYFALCNLDIFAGKSILELGGGMTCLAGLMIAKYSAAVKIHLTDGNVAAVDNVKYIINENGFGKGDYVTFSVLEWGDFREKVTYPHKSTYDIILSADCLFFDEVREDLVETIWATLNENGVAFVMAPQRGETFDKFAQEAKLRGFKCKIKPYYNDNVWNKHLELKQSRDYDENIHYPKLLLLTKSYETNSHFQ; translated from the coding sequence ATGTCTACTATTGTTAATGGCTCACATCAGCAGCTTAGTAAAAGGAATGAAGTCGCACGACGCCGTTGGAAAATTCTTGCACGAGCTCTTTCAAAGAACATCGAAGCTGATGTTAATCAAGTGAATGACTATGACATTTCGGTCAGGAGGGTCACCTCCTTTAATCTATTTAACTGTCAACCAACTGCTCCCAAGATAAGCACTGAAGATCCATCCGTCACATGGTTTGAGTACTCGACGACAATATCTCAAGAAACATACGTGCTGAATATCCGCCATCCCATGCGAAACTTTACTGCTGTTGAACTCATGGGATTCAACAATACTGGAAATATATGCATATGGCCCTCTGAAGAAGTTTTAGCTTACTTTGCTCTTTGTAATTTGGATATTTTTGCAGGAAAATCCATCCTAGAGCTGGGAGGTGGCATGACTTGTCTTGCTGGTTTGATGATTGCCAAATATTCTGCTGCAGTTAAAATACATCTTACTGATGGAAATGTAGCTGCAGTGGATAATGTAAAGTATATTATAAATGAAAATGGCTTCGGAAAAGGGGACTATGTCACTTTCTCAGTTCTCGAGTGGGGAGATTTCCGTGAGAAAGTGACATATCCACACAAAAGTACATATGACATTATTTTGTCTGCAGATTGCTTATTTTTTGATGAGGTTAGAGAAGATCTGGTGGAAACGATTTGGGCCACTCTGAATGAAAACGGTGTTGCTTTTGTGATGGCCCCTCAAAGAGGTGAAACTTTTGACAAGTTTGCTCAGGAGGCTAAGTTGAGAGGCTTCAAATGTAAAATCAAACCCTATTATAATGATAATGTTTGGAACAAGCATTTAGAACTGAAACAAAGTCGTGATTATGACGAGAACATCCATTACCCCAAGCTTTTGCTCTTGACTAAATCATATGAAACCAATAGTCATTTTCAGTGA